A window from Salvia miltiorrhiza cultivar Shanhuang (shh) chromosome 2, IMPLAD_Smil_shh, whole genome shotgun sequence encodes these proteins:
- the LOC131010759 gene encoding cytochrome P450 81Q32-like, producing MEFSVSHFLFISWLLFVLYLLFRPFLLTKTLNYPPSPPLSLPILGHLYLFKKPLHQTLAKISQKYGPILLLQFGSRPVLVVSSPAATEECFTKNDVVFANRPRLLAGKHLGYGYTSLVWASYGDHWRNLRRIATVEMLSAHRVQTFAGVRRDDVRRLVRRLLSGGRESEDGYRVVEMKSAFFEMTLNVMMMMIGGKRYYDDVPGNSDERLRFKEIVTETFQVSGATNIGDFVPILRWFGMDKIESKLKALQEKRDNFMQDLIEEHRNINSEKQRTTTLIDVLLSLQENDPQNYKDEIIRGMMQVMLSAGTDTSSSTMEWAMSLLLNNPDALIKARAEIDRQVGHSRLVDDSDLPHLPYLQSVIKETFRVCPVGPMLVPHESSAACTVGGYRVPRGTMLLVNTWAIQRDPKVWDHPMEFKPERFIGIEEKKEGSFALMPFGYGRRGCPGENMALRVIGLALASLIQCFEWARLDKEMVDMAGSPGLTMPKTQPLVARCRPRLAVAELLKHI from the exons ATGGAATTCTCAGTCTCACACTTCCTCTTCATTTCCTGGCTTCTCTTTGTTTTGTATCTACTATTCCGCCCATTTCTCCTCACGAAAACCTTAAATTACCCTCCAAGCCCGCCGCTCTCACTCCCAATTCTCGGCCACCTCTATCTCTTCAAAAAACCCTTGCATCAAACCCTAGCCAAAATCTCCCAAAAATATGGCCCCATCCTGCTGCTCCAGTTCGGCTCCCGCCCCGTGCTCGTCGTCTCCTCCCCCGCCGCGACGGAGGAATGCTTCACCAAGAACGACGTCGTCTTCGCCAATCGCCCGAGGCTGCTGGCCGGAAAACACCTCGGCTACGGCTATACCTCCCTCGTCTGGGCCTCCTACGGCGACCACTGGCGCAACCTCCGCCGCATCGCCACCGTCGAGATGCTCTCAGCCCACCGCGTCCAGACGTTCGCCGGCGTGCGGCGGGACGATGTCCGCCGCCTCGTGCGCCGCCTTCTCAGCGGCGGCAGAGAGAGCGAGGACGGATACCGAGTAGTTGAGATGAAATCCGCCTTCTTCGAGATGACGCTGAacgtgatgatgatgatgatcggCGGGAAGCGATACTACGACGACGTTCCGGGGAATTCGGATGAGAGGTTGAGGTTCAAGGAGATCGTGACGGAGACTTTCCAAGTCAGCGGCGCCACCAATATCGGCGATTTCGTGCCGATTTTGCGGTGGTTTGGGATGGATAAGATTGAAAGCAAGCTCAAGGCGTTGCAAGAGAAGAGGGATAATTTCATGCAGGATTTGATCGAGGAGCACAGAAATATCAATTCGGAGAAACAGAGGACTACGACGTTGATCGATGTGCTTTTGTCGTTACAAGAGAATGATCCTCAAAATTACAAAGATGAGATCATTAGAGGCATGATGCAG GTGATGTTGTCGGCTGGCACGGAcacatcatcatcaacaatGGAATGGGCAATGTCGCTCCTACTCAACAATCCGGACGCACTAATAAAGGCACGAGCCGAGATTGACCGTCAGGTCGGTCATTCTCGACTCGTCGATGATTCTGACCTCCCTCACCTGCCCTATCTACAAAGTGTAATAAAAGAGACATTTCGTGTGTGCCCGGTGGGGCCGATGCTCGTGCCACACGAGTCATCGGCGGCATGCACGGTCGGGGGGTACCGGGTGCCACGTGGGACAATGTTGTTGGTGAATACATGGGCCATACAAAGAGATCCCAAGGTGTGGGATCATCCAATGGAGTTTAAGCCCGAGAGATTCATTGGTATCGAAGAGAAAAAGGAAGGGTCGTTTGCGTTGATGCCGTTTGGATATGGGAGGAGAGGGTGCCCCGGTGAGAACATGGCGTTACGTGTCATAGGCCTAGCCCTCGCATCACTCATTCAGTGCTTTGAATGGGCGCGCCTTGATAAGGAGATGGTCGATATGGCCGGATCGCCGGGGCTTACTATGCCCAAGACTCAGCCGCTTGTGGCGAGATGTAGGCCACGGTTGGCCGTGGCGGAATTGCTTAAACATATTTGA